From one Amphiura filiformis chromosome 13, Afil_fr2py, whole genome shotgun sequence genomic stretch:
- the LOC140167354 gene encoding E3 ubiquitin-protein ligase TRIM45-like gives MADSKLLNLEGTVSNADLVQCSICHAAIDKPKALPCLHTFCLKCLTSWAQSSAKKHPDKYKDAVSCPTCREDFPLPKDGVKELRTNFFISKLKERNEIMGKLCKKDAKIPCTSCDNSDNRAFGRCVECNDFLCKKCLDIHKSLRILKHHHVLTLEELRTGKLTMHNLPKQEMCPKHTREVLYFYCETCDEPMCRACTVLDHPLPDHKQIDLKTAAEERNDKLQELFKQVELIPKAIDTATTENEKTAEVLGDNVKKAISLYKETAKKAETDFIQKMKQDEKEFTQKIKELEAKRIKEIEAHSDGLQFQKARLCTSMEMTQQITQNGSEHDIATMYSSLSNTMQRMSKLTPKAVRKSIGKIEFIPGEDLANGLSSLGSLNTYEQWTLGKTIASRQFNNGKYIVFDKNDEIAVAIQSGNKYVQVFDENGTNKRQIQTRDAGGRDPRNCSNPWGLTIAQNGDYFITDSNPYVKVFNAEGNFKQTFGVQNPNGNWSYDDDSYLYGIAIDNNGRVYVGSSNQYISIHNQDGTRVSGFNLNNMYPWFIAITADDNVIVSDHGGCQQAIHVYDTKGTQLHTFANPPEGNFHPTGLCVVQDEVFVASYTGPRVVYRYSLTGDYIGILTKEVTSPWGMALKDDGEELLVCDKNSIKVFQLK, from the coding sequence ATGGCCGATTCAAAGCTACTAAACCTCGAAGGAACTGTTAGTAACGCCGATCTTGTTCAATGCAGCATCTGCCATGCCGCTATTGACAAACCTAAGGCACTACCGTGTCTTCATACCTTTTGCTTGAAATGTCTCACCAGTTGGGCTCAAAGCTCGGCAAAGAAACACCCGGATAAGTACAAGGACGCGGTATCGTGCCCCACCTGTCGCGAGGACTTTCCGTTACCAAAAGATGGAGTGAAGGAACTCAGGACTAACTTTTTCATCAGCAAATTGAAAGAGCGCAATGAGATTATGGGAAAACTGTGCAAGAAAGATGCCAAGATTCCATGTACCTCGTGTGATAATTCTGACAACCGGGCTTTTGGTCGCTGTGTAGAATGCAACGATTTTTTGTGTAAGAAATGTTTGGATATTCACAAGTCGTTGCGCATACTGAAACATCACCACGTGCTTACACTGGAGGAGCTGCGCACGGGAAAATTGACTATGCACAATCTGCCCAAACAAGAGATGTGTCCAAAGCACACGCGTGAAGTTTTGTATTTCTACTGCGAGACTTGTGATGAGCCAATGTGCCGAGCTTGTACCGTCTTAGACCACCCGCTTCCCGATCATAAACAGATAGACCTGAAGACTGCGGCTGAAGAGAGAAATGATAAACTCCAAGAGTTATTCAAGCAAGTTGAACTCATTCCTAAAGCTATTGATACCGCGACTACGGAGAATGAGAAAACCGCTGAAGTACTGGGCGACAATGTGAAGAAAGCTATTAGTCTCTACAAGGAAACGGCTAAGAAAGCAGAAACAGACTTCATACAGAAAATGAAACAAGATGAAAAGGAATTCACACAGAAAATAAAAGAGTTGGAGGCAAAACGAATCAAGGAGATAGAAGCGCACAGTGATGGCCTACAATTTCAGAAAGCGCGTCTGTGTACTTCAATGGAGATGACACAACAGATTACGCAGAATGGTTCCGAGCATGATATAGCCACAATGTATTCATCGCTCTCTAATACCATGCAACGGATGTCCAAATTGACTCCAAAAGCTGTCAGAAAGTCCATAGGTAAAATTGAATTCATACCAGGCGAGGATCTTGCTAACGGTCTGAGTTCTCTCGGTTCACTCAATACTTACGAGCAATGGACTCTAGGAAAGACCATTGCATCGCGACAGTTCAATAATGGAAAATACATCGTTTTCGACAAAAATGACGAAATCGCTGTTGCAATCCAAAGTGGCAATAAATACGTTCAGGTTTTTGATGAAAATGGCACAAACAAACGGCAAATCCAAACGCGCGATGCAGGTGGACGCGATCCAAGGAATTGTTCGAATCCATGGGGCCTGACAATCGCGCAAAATGGCGACTATTTCATCACGGACTCTAATCCATACGTGAAAGTTTTCAACGCGGAGGGAAATTTCAAGCAAACGTTTGGTGTTCAGAATCCAAACGGCAACTGGTCATACGATGATGATTCCTACTTGTACGGTATAGCCATTGACAACAATGGTCGCGTGTATGTCGGAAGTTCTAACCAGTACATTAGTATCCATAACCAAGACGGTACTCGAGTATCTGGCTTCAACCTCAACAATATGTATCCATGGTTCATCGCCATTACCGCAGATGATAACGTCATCGTCAGCGATCATGGCGGCTGTCAACAGGCTATCCACGTGTACGACACAAAAGGCACTCAACTCCACACCTTCGCCAATCCACCAGAAGGTAACTTCCACCCTACAGGATTATGTGTGGTCCAAGATGAAGTCTTCGTTGCTAGTTACACAGGACCCAGAGTAGTCTACCGTTACTCTCTCACAGGTGACTACATTGGAATTCTGACGAAGGAAGTCACATCTCCCTGGGGAATGGCACTCAAAGACGACGGGGAAGAGCTGCTTGTCTGTGACAAGAATTCCATCAAagtatttcaactgaaatag